From Scomber japonicus isolate fScoJap1 chromosome 22, fScoJap1.pri, whole genome shotgun sequence, one genomic window encodes:
- the LOC128383567 gene encoding butyrophilin-like protein 8, giving the protein MICRILLLISLTSCVSGTFKVKVKQTSYQAEENHNITLEWMFTTKPDSSSTSLIIYCDMFTDHNVSVLYHVHEGVEVPESQDEQFAGRVQSDKDALREGRIRLHMSRLRTEDSGLYICEVKTDDGVGSDRCLLNVTAAVDQPEPQKPTERPQPESQGRIGLYVGLTAAGLAVCAGLCLAFRRYFTKPLSKTDNTAAEE; this is encoded by the exons atgatctgcaggatccttctgctcatcagcctgacctcctgtgtctctg gaacatttaaagtgaaagtgaaacagacctcctatcaggcagaggagaaccacaacatcacactggaATGGATGTTTACAACCAAACCTGACAGTTCCTCCACCTCACTGATCATCTACTGTGACATGTTCACTGATCACAATGTCTCAGTCCTGTATCATGTACATGAGGGTGTTGAGGTCCCAGAGTCTCAGGATGAACAGTTTGCAGGACGAGTTCAGAGTGACAAAGACGCCCTCAGAGAAGGACGAATCAGACTTCATATGTCCAGACTCAGGACTGAAGACTCGGGTCTGTACATATGTGAAGTGAAAACAGATGATGGTGTGGGCTCTGACAGATGCCTCCTCaatgtcactg cagctgttgatcaGCCAGAACCTCAGAAACCTACTGAGAGACCACAACCAGAGAGTCAGGGAAGGATCGGCCTCTATGTtggactgacagcagctggacTCGCTGTCTGTGCTGGACTCTGCTTGGCCTTCAGACGTTATTTTACTAAACCTCTTAG